One stretch of Zingiber officinale cultivar Zhangliang chromosome 6B, Zo_v1.1, whole genome shotgun sequence DNA includes these proteins:
- the LOC121991513 gene encoding uncharacterized protein LOC121991513, which yields MEVAGEYLNRFAGNKTGGGVGGRQEVEDGRPQATRAALEGSSLTGWITIRTWGSTEPPKLLTSVTHAVLRSESEAFYTRSVCCIWSGLASFFLLFHRICKVGLRFDSPKAPLFCTFSVLEKSNLVRGSSVLFPMKNPVVPPNYAFVCASLAPAIFAIQKSTHFHINDRRPHNLMIALDKFLNATRECFNKFKFNKELMNESFMLL from the exons ATGGAGGTCGCTGGAGAATACCTAAATAGGTTTGCTGGAAACAAAACAGGAGGTGGTGTTGGAGGTCGCCAGGAGGTGGAGGACGGGAGGCCGCAGGCGACGAGGGCGGCGTTGGAG GGGTCTTCCTTGACGGGTTGGATCACTATAAGAACATGGGGGAGCACTGAGCCGCCAAAACTTCTCACTTCTGTCACTCACGCAGTTCTACGATCGGAGTCGGAGGCCTTCTATACTCGATCCGTCTGCTGCATCTGGTCAG GCTTAGCCTCGTTCTTCCTCTTGTTTCACAGAATCTGCAAAGTTGGTCTTCGATTTGATTCTCCCAAAGCCCCTTTATTTTGTACTTTCTCAGTGCTGGAAAAATCGAATCTTGTTCGAGGTTCGAGCGTGCTCTTTCCCATGAAGAATCCTGTGGTTCCTCCTAATTACGCCTTCGTCTGCGCTTCTTTGGCTCCGGCCATCTTTGCCATACAGAAAAGCACTCACTTTCATATAAATGATAGAAGACCGCACAATCTTATGATTGCGCTTGATAAATTTCTGAACGCCACAAGGGAATGCTTtaataagttcaagttcaataaAGAACtaatgaatgagagtttcatgCTGCTCTAG
- the LOC121989442 gene encoding receptor-like protein kinase FERONIA, giving the protein MKNPVVHPNCALVCASLIILSVAPAILAADNDSAILLSCGASQPGSDLDGKDWTPDSDFNFSLPLSGHRVKATQQASSVPRVPYLTARVFTSPFTYKFPFAADGRVFLRLYFYPSNYDNDNYTSGDAFFTVIAGPYTLLHNFSASLVADNTSVDYFTREFSLYVSTGVLNLTFSPSPTHNHSYAFINGIEIVPIPDIFRSGNPMLITGGDGNSITYEIDPETAIETIYRLNVGGGAIAPPNGEFSRLWEDDSRYIFAAASGVTFSNDPNVSITYSPDVPSYIAPTEVYATARSMGPDVSVNLQYNLTWILQVDAGFYYLVRLHFCEIQYPITTINQRVFDIFINNQTAQKYADVIAWSGGIGVATFKDYVVITTGSGQMDMWVALHPQIATQPAYFDAILNGLEVFKLPNSSNSLAGFNPEPRSTQTFDSPNGSASQKHHKAFAAVLGGLTGGVVILLVAFGLILLCRRRKKQKAKEVATSEGTLPLSLIGNSPFATSAKTTMESNASPLPANLCRYFTFEEIQTATKDFDESLLLGVGGFGKVYLGEIDDGTTKVAIKRGNPMSEQGVHEFQTEIEMLSKLRHRHLVSLIGYCEENCEMILVYDYMAHGTLREHLYNTQNPPLSWKQRLEICIGAAHGLHYLHTGATYNIIHRDVKTTNILLDANWVAKVSDFGLSKTGPEMDDTHVSTVVKGSFGYLDPEYSRRQQLTDKSDVYSFGVVLFEVLCARPVLNRALPKEQVSLADWALRCQKKGILEEIMDPCLKGRIAPQCFKKFAETAEKCLADVGVERPSMGDVLWNLQFALHIQESAENSGNIINGIFDEAIPLGMFHKQDLNTPTTESTTASTITTTTSIQDRSIIGNEDSQGLAPDAVFSEIMNSTGR; this is encoded by the coding sequence ATGAAGAATCCTGTGGTTCACCCTAATTGCGCCCTCGTCTGCGCTTCTTTGATAATCTTGTCGGTGGCTCCGGCCATCTTAGCTGCTGATAATGACTCCGCGATCCTCCTCAGTTGCGGAGCTTCTCAACCGGGCTCCGACCTCGATGGAAAGGATTGGACCCCCGACTCCGATTTCAACTTCTCCCTCCCTTTGAGCGGCCATAGAGTCAAAGCTACACAGCAAGCTTCGTCGGTGCCTCGAGTCCCTTACTTGACGGCTCGGGTCTTCACTTCCCCTTTTACCTACAAGTTCCCTTTCGCCGCTGACGGTCGGGTATTCCTCCGCCTCTATTTCTACCCTTCCAATTACGACAACGACAACTACACCTCTGGCGATGCCTTCTTCACTGTCATAGCTGGCCCTTACACCCTCCTCCACAATTTTAGTGCTTCTCTTGTTGCTGATAATACAAGTGTTGATTACTTTACTCGTGAATTTTCTCTCTATGTCTCCACAGGCGTCCTAAACCTCACCTTCTCCCCCTCCCCCACTCATAACCATTCTTATGCCTTTATAAACGGCATCGAGATTGTGCCAATCCCTGACATCTTTAGGTCCGGCAATCCTATGCTTATCACTGGTGGCGATGGCAATTCCATAACGTACGAGATCGATCCAGAAACGGCCATCGAAACTATTTACCGGCTCAACGTGGGTGGCGGAGCAATCGCCCCTCCCAATGGGGAATTTTCCAGACTTTGGGAAGACGATTCACGTTATATTTTTGCCGCTGCGTCTGGTGTGACATTTTCTAACGATCCAAATGTTAGTATCACATACTCCCCTGACGTTCCATCTTACATTGCGCCAACTGAAGTCTACGCGACAGCAAGGTCAATGGGTCCAGACGTATCAGTGAATTTGCAGTACAATCTTACATGGATTCTTCAAGTGGATGCTGGTTTCTACTACCTTGTCCGGCTTCATTTTTGTGAGATCCAGTATCCCATAACCACGATTAACCAAAGAGTTTTTGATATCTTCATTAATAACCAGACAGCACAGAAATACGCAGATGTTATTGCTTGGAGTGGCGGTATCGGTGTTGCAACATTCAAGGATTATGTTGTGATTACAACAGGAAGTGGGCAGATGGACATGTGGGTTGCCCTTCATCCACAGATCGCCACGCAACCAGCGTACTTCGATGCAATTTTAAACGGGCTGGAGGTCTTCAAGTTGCCAAACAGCAGCAACAGTTTAGCTGGTTTTAATCCAGAACCACGTAGTACTCAGACTTTTGATAGTCCTAATGGGAGTGCCAGTCAGAAGCATCATAAGGCTTTTGCTGCTGTTCTTGGTGGGTTAACTGGGGGAGTTGTCATTTTGCTTGTTGCTTTTGGCCTTATTCTGTTATGCAGGCGCCGTAAGAAGCAGAAGGCGAAGGAAGTAGCCACCAGTGAGGGGACTTTGCCTCTCTCCCTCATCGGCAACTCACCTTTTGCTACATCAGCCAAGACAACAATGGAGAGCAATGCCTCGCCGCTTCCTGCTAATCTTTGCCGCTACTTCACCTTTGAAGAGATCCAAACTGCCACAAAAGACTTTGATGAATCTCTTCTTCTCGGTGTCGGTGGGTTCGGGAAGGTCTACCTCGGGGAGATTGACGATGGAACCACGAAGGTCGCGATCAAGCGTGGTAACCCAATGTCAGAGCAAGGTGTCCATGAATTCCAGACCGAAATCGAGATGCTATCCAAGCTCCGACACAGGCATCTTGTTTCTTTAATTGGTTACTGTGAGGAGAACTGTGAAATGATCTTAGTCTATGATTATATGGCTCATGGCACACTTCGTGAGCACCTGTATAATACACAAAACCCACCACTTTCATGGAAACAAAGACTTGAGATCTGCATTGGGGCTGCGCATGGGCTACATTACCTTCACACAGGTGCGACATACAATATTATACATCGAGATGTGAAGACCACAAACATATTGTTAGATGCAAATTGGGTTGCCAAAGTTTCAGATTTCGGACTTTCGAAAACTGGCCCGGAAATGGACGACACTCATGTTAGCACAGTAGTGAAGGGAAGCTTTGGTTACCTTGATCCAGAGTACTCCAGGAGGCAGCAGCTCACTGATAAATCTGATGTTTACTCTTTTGGGGTCGTATTGTTCGAGGTCCTCTGTGCTCGGCCAGTTCTTAATCGGGCACTTCCAAAGGAGCAAGTGAGCTTGGCTGATTGGGCACTGCGCTGCCAAAAGAAGGGCATTCTCGAGGAGATCATGGACCCCTGCTTGAAGGGTAGGATTGCTCCACAATGTTTCAAGAAGTTCGCAGAGACCGCAGAGAAATGCTTGGCTGATGTCGGGGTGGAACGACCTTCCATGGGCGACGTCCTTTGGAACCTTCAATTTGCCCTGCATATCCAGGAAAGCGCAGAGAACAGCGGCAACATCATCAACGGCATATTCGACGAAGCAATACCACTCGGCATGTTCCATAAGCAAGACCTTAACACTCCAACGACGGAATCGACTACCGCATCAACCATAACCACCACAACGAGCATTCAAGACCGGAGCATTATTGGTAACGAGGACTCTCAAGGACTGGCTCCTGATGCTGTCTTCTCAGAGATTATGAATTCTACAGGACGTTGA
- the LOC121989443 gene encoding predicted GPI-anchored protein 58 isoform X2: MIFYLLRLESMIMIDAGNIQTTKAATSSKANARSVSTGKASRLSLSQSERESSAKPTRSSSTSRSAVSSTLSSSTYLSNSTRTAILNTSTASVTSKALNPGYRSASRSRPSTPSKTPVTPPKQLQNTMPCTPAARPNSRPSTPIHRGTTAASLPAMTRSASVSHAPAANHRSNGASNRPSSPAPRGRAKTPTPASPQQGTASTARTGSNSPSVAPVSSSIRKQSSSPIVARGRHQDNSPSAHSSDKSKEGKAVANKEEKPTAEESAGRRPIKHLLAEIKQSMGGLRGTSLFPQSIRSAVQRSRSNGSPELPIPGPEEVTHRHGNGGA, translated from the exons ATGATCTTTTATCTGCTGAGGTTGGAAAGCATGATTATGATTG ACGCTGGCAACATCCAAACTACCAAAGCAGCAACAAGTAGCAAAGCTAATGCTAGATCAGTTTCTACTGGAAAAGCTTCAAGA TTATCTCTGTCACAATCAGAGAGAGAGAGTTCTGCTAAGCCAACGAGAAGCAGCTCTACATCAAGGTCTGCTGTATCCAGCACTCTATCATCCTCCACATACTTGTCAAACAGCACCAGGACAGCAATCCTCAACACTAGCACAGCCTCGGTCACCTCCAAAGCTTTAAACCCCGGCTATCGCTCCGCTTCTAGATCACGGCCATCTACCCCCTCCAAGACTCCAGTTACCCCGCCAAAACAGCTGCAGAACACTATGCCTTGCACACCAGCTGCTCGACCAAATTCCCGGCCTTCAACCCCAATCCATCGCGGAACAACGGCAGCCTCGCTTCCAGCCATGACCCGATCCGCATCCGTCAGCCACGCTCCCGCCGCAAATCACCGATCCAACGGCGCTTCGAACCGTCCGAGCTCCCCAGCGCCCCGAGGCCGAGCTAAAACGCCGACACCTGCTTCGCCGCAACAGGGAACGGCATCGACGGCTCGTACCGGTTCGAACTCACCGAGCGTCGCTCCAGTGTCGAGCTCGATTCGCAAGCAGTCATCCTCGCCGATCGTAGCCAGAGGCAGGCATCAAGATAACTCACCGAGTGCTCATTCGAGCGACAAATCGAAAGAGGGGAAGGCGGTCGCGAACAAGGAGGAGAAGCCGACGGCAGAAGAATCTGCAGGCCGGAGGCCCATCAAGCATTTGTTAGCA GAGATCAAGCAAAGCATGGGCGGCCTCCGAGGGACCTCGCTTTTCCCGCAAAGCATTCGCTCCGCCGTCCAAAGAAGCAGATCCAATGGTTCACCGGAGCTGCCAATTCCAGGCCCGGAGGAAGTAACTCACCGCCATGGCAATGGAGGAGCCTAG
- the LOC121989443 gene encoding sialidase-like isoform X1, with the protein MGSDYKNLSITIERTGYKMQSSTKSRMDDLLSAEVGKHDYDWLLTPPETPLCPFSDAGNIQTTKAATSSKANARSVSTGKASRLSLSQSERESSAKPTRSSSTSRSAVSSTLSSSTYLSNSTRTAILNTSTASVTSKALNPGYRSASRSRPSTPSKTPVTPPKQLQNTMPCTPAARPNSRPSTPIHRGTTAASLPAMTRSASVSHAPAANHRSNGASNRPSSPAPRGRAKTPTPASPQQGTASTARTGSNSPSVAPVSSSIRKQSSSPIVARGRHQDNSPSAHSSDKSKEGKAVANKEEKPTAEESAGRRPIKHLLAEIKQSMGGLRGTSLFPQSIRSAVQRSRSNGSPELPIPGPEEVTHRHGNGGA; encoded by the exons ATGGGATCTGACTACAAAAATT TGTCAATTACTATAGAAAGGACAGGATATAAAATGCAATCCTCAACAAAGAGCAGAATGGATGATCTTTTATCTGCTGAGGTTGGAAAGCATGATTATGATTG GCTCCTTACTCCTCCTGAAACCCCTCTATGTCCCTTCTCAGACGCTGGCAACATCCAAACTACCAAAGCAGCAACAAGTAGCAAAGCTAATGCTAGATCAGTTTCTACTGGAAAAGCTTCAAGA TTATCTCTGTCACAATCAGAGAGAGAGAGTTCTGCTAAGCCAACGAGAAGCAGCTCTACATCAAGGTCTGCTGTATCCAGCACTCTATCATCCTCCACATACTTGTCAAACAGCACCAGGACAGCAATCCTCAACACTAGCACAGCCTCGGTCACCTCCAAAGCTTTAAACCCCGGCTATCGCTCCGCTTCTAGATCACGGCCATCTACCCCCTCCAAGACTCCAGTTACCCCGCCAAAACAGCTGCAGAACACTATGCCTTGCACACCAGCTGCTCGACCAAATTCCCGGCCTTCAACCCCAATCCATCGCGGAACAACGGCAGCCTCGCTTCCAGCCATGACCCGATCCGCATCCGTCAGCCACGCTCCCGCCGCAAATCACCGATCCAACGGCGCTTCGAACCGTCCGAGCTCCCCAGCGCCCCGAGGCCGAGCTAAAACGCCGACACCTGCTTCGCCGCAACAGGGAACGGCATCGACGGCTCGTACCGGTTCGAACTCACCGAGCGTCGCTCCAGTGTCGAGCTCGATTCGCAAGCAGTCATCCTCGCCGATCGTAGCCAGAGGCAGGCATCAAGATAACTCACCGAGTGCTCATTCGAGCGACAAATCGAAAGAGGGGAAGGCGGTCGCGAACAAGGAGGAGAAGCCGACGGCAGAAGAATCTGCAGGCCGGAGGCCCATCAAGCATTTGTTAGCA GAGATCAAGCAAAGCATGGGCGGCCTCCGAGGGACCTCGCTTTTCCCGCAAAGCATTCGCTCCGCCGTCCAAAGAAGCAGATCCAATGGTTCACCGGAGCTGCCAATTCCAGGCCCGGAGGAAGTAACTCACCGCCATGGCAATGGAGGAGCCTAG